The following are encoded together in the Pectobacterium wasabiae CFBP 3304 genome:
- the clpA gene encoding ATP-dependent Clp protease ATP-binding subunit ClpA, producing MLNQELELSLNMAFARAREHRHEFMTVEHLLLALLSNPAAREALEACTVDLAALRQELEAFIEQTTPTLPQSDDERETQPTLSFQRVLQRAVFHVQSSGRSEVSGANVLVAIFSEQESQAAYLLRKHDVSRLDVVNFISHGTRKEETDQAPNPESPVNEEQAGGEDRMENFTTNLNQLARVGGIDPLIGREKELERTIQVLCRRRKNNPLLVGESGVGKTAIAEGLAWRIVQGDVPEVMAECTLYSLDIGALLAGTKYRGDFEKRFKALLKQLEQDKNSILFIDEIHTIIGAGAASGGQVDAANLIKPLLSSGRIRVIGSTTYQEFSNIFEKDRALARRFQKIDITEPSVEETIQIINGLKPKYEAHHDVRYTSKAVRAAVELAVKYINDRHLPDKAIDVIDEAGARSRLMPASKRKKTVNVSDIESVVARIARIPEKTVSASDRDVLKNLSDRLKMLVFGQDKAIEALSESIKMSRAGLGQERKPVGSFLFAGPTGVGKTEVTLQLAKALDIELLRFDMSEYMERHTVSRLIGAPPGYVGYDQGGLLTDAVIKHPHAVLLLDEIEKAHPDVFNLLLQVMDNGTLTDNNGRKADFRNVIVVMTTNAGVRETQRKSIGIIHQDNSTDAMEEIKKVFTPEFRNRLDGIIWFNHLSTDVIQQVVDKFIVELQAQLDAKGVSLEVSDEARDWLAEKGYDKAMGARPMARVMQESLKKPLANELLFGSLVDGGSVTVELDKEAQQLTYGFQSAQKRKAESVN from the coding sequence ATGCTCAATCAAGAACTGGAACTCAGTCTCAACATGGCTTTCGCCAGAGCGCGTGAGCACCGACACGAGTTTATGACCGTGGAGCACCTGTTGCTGGCTCTGCTCAGTAATCCGGCCGCGCGTGAAGCGTTGGAGGCCTGTACGGTAGATTTAGCCGCACTGCGCCAGGAACTGGAAGCCTTCATTGAACAGACCACACCAACATTACCGCAGAGTGACGATGAGCGCGAAACTCAGCCGACGCTCAGCTTCCAGCGCGTATTGCAACGCGCCGTCTTTCATGTGCAGTCTTCTGGCCGCAGCGAAGTGTCTGGCGCCAACGTTCTGGTTGCCATTTTTAGCGAACAGGAATCTCAGGCCGCCTACCTGCTGCGCAAGCATGACGTTAGCCGTCTGGATGTCGTGAACTTTATTTCTCACGGTACGCGTAAAGAAGAAACCGATCAGGCACCGAACCCTGAAAGTCCCGTCAATGAAGAACAGGCAGGAGGGGAAGATCGTATGGAAAACTTCACCACCAATCTGAATCAACTGGCTCGCGTTGGCGGTATCGATCCGCTCATTGGCCGGGAGAAAGAACTGGAGCGCACGATTCAGGTATTATGCCGCCGCCGTAAGAATAACCCGCTGCTGGTCGGCGAATCCGGCGTGGGTAAAACCGCGATTGCAGAAGGGCTGGCCTGGCGTATTGTGCAAGGCGATGTACCGGAAGTGATGGCGGAATGCACCCTGTACTCACTGGACATCGGTGCGTTGCTGGCAGGCACCAAATATCGCGGTGACTTTGAAAAACGGTTCAAGGCACTGTTGAAACAGTTGGAACAGGATAAAAACAGCATCCTGTTCATTGATGAAATCCACACAATTATCGGTGCGGGTGCTGCGTCAGGTGGTCAGGTGGATGCCGCAAACCTGATTAAACCGCTGCTCTCCAGCGGCAGGATCCGCGTCATTGGATCCACCACCTATCAGGAGTTCAGCAATATCTTTGAAAAGGATCGGGCGCTGGCGCGTCGTTTCCAAAAAATCGATATCACTGAACCCAGTGTGGAAGAAACCATACAAATCATTAATGGTTTGAAGCCGAAGTATGAGGCTCACCATGATGTTCGTTATACCTCTAAAGCCGTTCGTGCTGCGGTAGAGCTGGCGGTGAAATATATCAACGATCGTCATTTACCAGATAAAGCCATTGATGTGATTGATGAAGCTGGCGCGCGCAGTCGTTTGATGCCAGCCAGCAAACGTAAGAAAACGGTCAACGTGAGTGATATCGAATCGGTTGTCGCCCGTATCGCCCGCATTCCAGAAAAAACGGTTTCTGCCAGCGATCGTGATGTGCTGAAGAATCTCAGCGATCGCCTGAAAATGCTGGTGTTTGGACAGGATAAAGCGATTGAAGCGTTGTCTGAATCCATCAAGATGAGCCGTGCAGGGTTGGGTCAGGAGCGTAAGCCGGTAGGGTCCTTCCTATTCGCTGGCCCTACGGGTGTCGGTAAGACGGAAGTGACGCTGCAACTGGCGAAGGCGCTGGATATCGAGTTATTGCGTTTTGATATGTCCGAATACATGGAGCGTCATACCGTCAGCCGCTTGATTGGTGCGCCTCCAGGCTATGTTGGCTACGATCAGGGCGGCCTGCTGACGGATGCTGTTATTAAGCATCCTCATGCGGTACTGCTGCTGGATGAGATCGAAAAAGCGCACCCTGACGTCTTTAACCTGCTGTTGCAGGTGATGGATAACGGTACGCTGACGGATAACAATGGTCGCAAAGCGGATTTCCGCAATGTCATTGTTGTTATGACTACCAATGCGGGCGTGCGGGAAACACAGCGTAAATCCATCGGTATCATCCATCAGGACAACAGTACGGATGCGATGGAAGAGATCAAGAAGGTGTTTACGCCTGAATTCCGTAACCGTCTGGATGGCATTATCTGGTTCAACCACCTATCTACCGACGTTATCCAGCAGGTTGTCGATAAATTTATCGTTGAACTTCAGGCGCAGTTGGATGCGAAAGGCGTATCGCTGGAAGTCAGTGATGAAGCACGCGATTGGCTGGCAGAAAAAGGCTATGACAAAGCGATGGGGGCCCGACCTATGGCGCGCGTAATGCAGGAAAGCCTCAAGAAACCGCTGGCTAACGAGCTGCTGTTTGGTTCGCTGGTGGATGGGGGGTCTGTCACGGTGGAACTGGATAAAGAGGCGCAACAGCTCACGTATGGCTTCCAGAGTGCGCAGAAGCGTAAAGCGGAAAGCGTTAATTAA
- a CDS encoding VOC family protein — protein MFKPNSLIIYVEDVSLSTEFYKKILKLEPLETYEEFSVFPLASEFILGIQSKSGIDPKPQAQFGGFEICLSDVTPSDVDTIYQEWKELGVKFELEPINLDFGYTFVAIDPDGHRLRVCATDTSNIS, from the coding sequence ATGTTTAAACCAAATAGCTTAATCATTTATGTTGAAGATGTTTCATTAAGCACTGAATTTTATAAAAAAATATTAAAATTAGAACCGTTAGAAACCTATGAGGAATTTTCTGTTTTTCCTCTCGCCTCCGAGTTTATTTTAGGCATTCAGTCTAAATCAGGAATTGATCCAAAACCTCAAGCTCAATTTGGTGGGTTTGAAATTTGCCTGTCCGATGTCACCCCAAGTGATGTGGACACGATATATCAGGAATGGAAAGAATTAGGCGTCAAATTTGAACTGGAGCCAATAAATCTTGATTTCGGTTATACCTTTGTTGCCATAGATCCTGATGGGCATCGATTGAGAGTCTGCGCGACGGACACAAGTAACATCTCCTAG
- the infA gene encoding translation initiation factor IF-1, whose protein sequence is MAKEDNIEMQGTVLDTLPNTMFRVELENGHVVTAHISGKMRKNYIRILTGDKVTVELTPYDLSKGRIVFRSR, encoded by the coding sequence ATGGCCAAAGAAGACAATATTGAAATGCAAGGCACCGTGCTTGATACGCTGCCCAACACCATGTTCCGCGTTGAATTGGAAAACGGGCACGTGGTTACCGCTCATATCTCCGGTAAAATGCGTAAAAACTATATCCGCATCCTGACGGGTGACAAAGTCACTGTAGAGTTAACCCCGTACGACCTGAGTAAAGGCCGCATTGTCTTCCGCAGCCGTTAA
- the aat gene encoding leucyl/phenylalanyl-tRNA--protein transferase translates to MRLYQLSSHSLQFPDPNHALDDPNGLLAVGGDLSVARLNAAYRQGIFPWFSPGEPILWWSPNPRAVLFPGEFHLSRSMKKFLKRHTFIATLNQAFDDVIHACAHEHHDGTWITPDIISAYRQLHQVGKAHSVEVWHNGALVGGLYGIEQGRLFCGESMFSRMDNASKYALLAFQQHFVHHGGQLIDCQVLNSHTASLGVNEISRDRFLQQLSQWQDIAVDDGCWLPQQLTEPT, encoded by the coding sequence ATGCGCCTATATCAGCTATCGTCTCACTCGCTTCAGTTTCCTGACCCGAATCATGCGCTGGATGACCCCAATGGCCTGCTGGCCGTTGGCGGCGATCTCTCCGTTGCCCGGTTAAACGCGGCTTACCGACAGGGAATTTTTCCCTGGTTCTCCCCCGGTGAACCGATCTTATGGTGGTCTCCGAATCCGCGCGCAGTCCTGTTTCCCGGCGAATTCCATCTCAGCCGTAGTATGAAAAAATTTCTGAAGCGCCATACTTTTATCGCCACGCTGAATCAGGCATTTGATGATGTCATTCACGCGTGTGCGCACGAACACCATGACGGAACCTGGATTACGCCGGACATAATTTCAGCTTATCGCCAGCTTCATCAGGTTGGGAAAGCACATTCCGTCGAAGTGTGGCACAATGGCGCACTGGTTGGTGGGTTATATGGCATTGAACAAGGGCGATTATTTTGCGGTGAATCAATGTTCAGCCGTATGGATAACGCCTCAAAATATGCGTTGCTGGCGTTTCAGCAGCATTTTGTTCATCATGGCGGCCAGTTGATTGACTGTCAGGTGTTAAATTCTCACACAGCCTCGCTGGGCGTGAATGAAATTTCCCGAGATCGCTTTCTGCAGCAGCTTTCCCAATGGCAGGATATCGCTGTTGATGACGGTTGTTGGTTACCACAACAGCTCACCGAACCGACATAG
- the cydC gene encoding heme ABC transporter ATP-binding protein/permease CydC, which yields MAQIKTMRVLKPFLALYRQHIWRLSLGVVLAIATLLASIGLLALSGWFLAGAALAGIVGLLTFNYMLPAAGVRGAAIARTAGRYGERVVSHDATFRVLLRLRVFTFSRILPLSPGGLAQFRQAELLNRLVADVDTLDHLYLRVISPIVSAFAVILIVCYGLSFIDATLALTLGAIMLVLLLCLPIVFYRAGNGIGQDLTALRAQYRLLLTTWLQGQAELTVFGALDRVRQQLALVEINWLRRQRQQANLTGLSQAVMILCSGLTVTLILWLAADGVGGNTQPGALIALFVFASLAAFEALAPVTVAFQHMGQVIASAARVDQIIRQPVDVTFPTRGPETSRTALLELSHVNFTYPGQPQPVLQNITLSIQAGEHLALLGRTGCGKSTLLQLLTRAWNCEYGDITLNGHPLANWREDDLRAMMSVVPQRVHIFSATLRDNLLLAAPTAQDEKLNEVLQQVGLEKLLENEGLNAWLGEGGRQLSGGEQRRIALARALLHDAPLVLLDEPTEGLDAETEKRILLLLRQHCADKTLIVITHRLYGLESMDRICILDDGNVIEQGSHQALMAQQGRYWQFRQHV from the coding sequence ATGGCTCAGATAAAAACGATGCGAGTATTAAAACCATTTCTGGCACTTTATCGTCAGCATATTTGGCGCTTAAGTCTGGGTGTGGTGCTGGCAATCGCCACATTGCTGGCCAGCATCGGCCTGCTCGCCCTATCCGGCTGGTTTCTCGCTGGAGCCGCACTGGCAGGGATCGTCGGGCTACTCACCTTTAACTACATGCTACCCGCTGCAGGCGTGCGGGGTGCCGCTATCGCACGTACCGCAGGACGTTATGGAGAAAGAGTCGTCAGCCACGATGCGACATTTCGTGTTCTGCTGCGTCTGCGTGTTTTCACCTTTTCTCGTATTCTGCCGCTCTCTCCGGGTGGGCTGGCACAGTTTCGTCAGGCTGAACTGCTAAACCGACTTGTGGCAGACGTTGATACACTTGACCACCTCTACCTTCGCGTTATTTCGCCTATTGTCAGCGCTTTTGCCGTCATTCTCATCGTCTGTTACGGTCTGAGTTTCATTGATGCCACATTAGCTCTGACGCTTGGTGCCATCATGCTGGTGCTCTTGCTCTGCCTGCCGATTGTGTTTTATCGGGCAGGTAACGGCATCGGGCAGGATTTGACCGCACTGCGCGCGCAATACCGCCTGCTGCTAACGACCTGGCTGCAAGGTCAAGCGGAGTTAACCGTTTTCGGCGCACTCGACCGTGTCCGTCAACAGTTGGCACTGGTAGAAATTAACTGGCTGCGTCGCCAGCGCCAGCAGGCCAACCTTACCGGTCTGTCTCAGGCGGTGATGATTTTATGCAGTGGGCTGACCGTTACGCTGATTCTATGGCTTGCCGCCGATGGTGTTGGCGGTAACACACAGCCCGGTGCGTTAATCGCCCTGTTCGTGTTCGCGTCACTTGCCGCCTTCGAAGCACTGGCACCGGTCACAGTGGCCTTCCAGCATATGGGACAAGTCATTGCTTCCGCCGCAAGGGTCGATCAAATCATTCGTCAGCCTGTTGACGTCACGTTCCCAACGCGTGGCCCAGAAACTTCACGCACAGCTTTACTTGAACTCTCACATGTCAACTTCACTTATCCCGGTCAGCCACAGCCCGTGCTGCAAAATATCACGCTCTCTATTCAGGCAGGCGAGCATCTGGCACTGCTGGGGCGCACCGGATGCGGGAAATCGACGTTATTACAATTGCTGACTCGGGCATGGAATTGTGAATACGGGGACATTACGCTCAATGGGCACCCGCTTGCCAATTGGCGGGAAGACGATCTCCGCGCCATGATGAGTGTGGTGCCGCAGCGTGTGCACATTTTCAGCGCAACGCTACGTGATAATCTGTTACTGGCTGCACCGACGGCACAGGACGAAAAACTGAACGAGGTATTACAACAGGTAGGGTTGGAAAAACTGCTAGAAAACGAAGGGCTGAATGCCTGGCTGGGAGAAGGCGGCCGTCAACTCTCCGGTGGCGAACAACGTCGCATCGCCTTAGCGCGTGCATTATTACATGACGCGCCATTAGTTCTGTTAGATGAACCCACCGAGGGGCTGGACGCCGAAACCGAAAAACGTATCCTGCTGTTACTCCGCCAACACTGTGCCGATAAAACCTTAATTGTCATCACTCACCGGTTATACGGTTTAGAATCAATGGATCGCATCTGTATTCTGGACGATGGTAACGTGATCGAACAGGGCAGCCATCAGGCTTTGATGGCACAACAAGGTCGTTATTGGCAATTCCGCCAACACGTTTAA
- the cydD gene encoding heme ABC transporter permease/ATP-binding protein CydD, whose translation MKKTRQQELTAWLKQQSKLAQRWLRLSLLLGFLSGALIVAQAWLLATLLHALIIEHAPRESLLSPFLLLIATFILRALNNLLRERVGFLCGQAVRQHIRKLVLDRLQQLGPAWVQGKPAGSWATMILEQVDDMQDYYARYLPQMYLAALIPLLILITIFPLNWAAGLILFLTAPLIPLFMALVGMGAADANRRNFLALARLSGHFLDRLRGIETLRLFHRGQAETEQIRHASEDFRSRTMEVLRMAFLSSGVLEFFASISIAVVAVYFGFSYLGELDFGHYGMGVTLFAGFLVLILAPEFFQPLRDLGTFYHAKAQAIGAAESLVTFLAEEGESVGFGTHEFSSDTAIAIRAEDLVVLAPNGTPLTQPLTFDIRAGERIALVGISGAGKSSLLNALLGFLPYRGSLTVNGKALNTLTSESWRKQLSWVGQNPHLPEPTLRSNILLGNPQASIVALQQAIERAYVQEFLLQLPQGLETAIGDGAARLSVGQAQRVAVARALIHPCNLLLLDEPSASLDAHSEELVMSALNTAARSQTTLLVTHQLNDITDYDAIWVMDGGRLVQQGDYQTLRAETGPFAALLAQRQGAL comes from the coding sequence ATGAAAAAAACCAGACAGCAAGAACTAACCGCTTGGCTGAAACAACAAAGTAAGCTGGCACAACGGTGGTTACGCCTTTCACTGCTGCTTGGATTCCTGAGCGGCGCGTTAATCGTGGCGCAAGCCTGGCTATTAGCTACTCTGCTTCATGCCTTGATCATTGAGCATGCCCCCCGAGAATCCCTGCTTTCCCCCTTCCTTCTGCTGATCGCCACCTTTATTCTGCGTGCGCTTAACAACCTGTTGCGTGAACGTGTCGGTTTTCTTTGCGGACAAGCGGTTCGACAGCACATCCGCAAACTGGTACTGGATCGATTACAGCAGCTTGGCCCAGCCTGGGTTCAGGGTAAACCCGCCGGCAGTTGGGCAACGATGATCCTTGAACAGGTAGATGATATGCAGGACTACTACGCCCGCTATCTGCCGCAAATGTATCTTGCCGCACTGATCCCGCTGCTTATCTTGATCACCATTTTTCCGCTCAACTGGGCAGCGGGTCTGATTCTGTTTCTGACTGCACCGCTCATCCCTCTGTTTATGGCACTGGTCGGCATGGGCGCAGCGGATGCCAATCGACGTAACTTTTTGGCGTTGGCTCGCCTGAGCGGACACTTCCTCGATCGCCTGCGTGGGATAGAGACACTACGCCTGTTTCATCGCGGTCAGGCTGAAACTGAACAAATCCGTCATGCTTCCGAAGATTTCCGTAGCCGCACCATGGAAGTGCTGCGCATGGCATTTCTCTCCTCGGGTGTGCTGGAGTTTTTCGCCTCTATTTCGATCGCGGTTGTCGCCGTCTATTTCGGTTTCTCTTATCTCGGGGAGCTAGATTTTGGCCATTATGGAATGGGCGTGACGCTCTTTGCCGGTTTTCTCGTGCTGATTCTTGCGCCGGAATTCTTTCAACCTTTACGCGATCTGGGCACCTTCTACCATGCCAAAGCTCAGGCTATCGGCGCAGCGGAATCACTAGTGACCTTTTTAGCCGAAGAAGGCGAATCGGTTGGCTTTGGCACACATGAATTCAGCAGTGATACCGCCATTGCCATCCGCGCGGAAGACCTGGTGGTCCTCGCCCCCAATGGCACGCCGTTAACCCAACCGTTAACCTTCGATATCCGTGCTGGCGAACGTATCGCCTTGGTCGGCATCAGCGGTGCAGGGAAAAGTTCTCTGCTTAACGCGCTATTGGGGTTTCTGCCTTATCGCGGTTCATTAACCGTTAATGGCAAAGCACTAAACACACTGACGTCTGAATCGTGGCGTAAACAGTTGAGCTGGGTCGGGCAAAATCCCCATTTGCCGGAACCAACGCTGCGCAGCAATATTCTGCTCGGTAACCCGCAGGCCAGCATTGTGGCGTTACAGCAGGCGATTGAGCGTGCCTATGTGCAGGAATTTCTACTGCAACTCCCACAGGGTCTGGAAACCGCGATCGGTGACGGCGCTGCACGCTTGTCTGTCGGGCAGGCGCAGCGCGTCGCCGTTGCCCGTGCGCTTATCCATCCTTGCAACTTATTACTGCTGGATGAGCCGTCAGCCAGCCTCGATGCCCATAGCGAGGAGTTGGTTATGAGTGCGTTGAACACAGCAGCACGTTCCCAAACCACGCTGCTGGTCACGCATCAGCTCAACGATATCACCGACTATGACGCGATTTGGGTGATGGACGGGGGTCGCCTGGTCCAGCAGGGGGACTATCAAACACTTCGCGCCGAAACAGGCCCTTTCGCGGCACTGCTGGCACAACGACAGGGGGCGCTGTAA
- the trxB gene encoding thioredoxin-disulfide reductase, whose protein sequence is MGTVKHHKLLILGSGPAGYTAAVYAARANLQPVLITGMEKGGQLTTTTEVENWPGDADDLTGPLLMERMHAHATKFNTEVIFDHIERVDLQNRPFRLFGDSDEYTCDALIIATGASARYLGLPSEDAFKGKGVSACATCDGFFYRNQKVAVVGGGNTAVEEALYLSNIAAEVHLIHRRETFRSEKILIDRLMDKVKNGNIILHTNRTLDEVLGDDMGVTGVRIRDTQSDAAEELELAGVFIAIGHSPNTAVFGDQLALENGYIKVQSGIHGNATQTSIPGVFAAGDVMDHIYRQAITSAGTGCMAALDAERYLDGLTINK, encoded by the coding sequence ATGGGTACCGTTAAACATCACAAGTTATTGATTCTGGGCTCAGGCCCCGCTGGCTACACTGCCGCAGTGTATGCTGCACGCGCGAATTTACAGCCAGTATTAATCACGGGTATGGAAAAAGGCGGTCAACTGACGACCACGACCGAAGTAGAAAATTGGCCGGGCGATGCCGACGATTTAACTGGCCCGCTGTTGATGGAGCGTATGCACGCCCATGCGACCAAGTTCAATACCGAAGTGATTTTTGATCATATTGAACGTGTTGATTTGCAGAACCGTCCATTCCGTCTATTCGGCGATAGCGACGAATACACCTGTGATGCGCTGATCATCGCCACGGGCGCATCGGCTCGCTACCTTGGCCTACCGTCTGAAGACGCGTTTAAAGGCAAAGGCGTTTCCGCCTGTGCAACCTGTGATGGATTCTTTTATCGGAATCAGAAAGTTGCCGTCGTTGGCGGCGGGAATACCGCTGTCGAAGAAGCACTGTATTTGTCTAACATCGCTGCGGAAGTCCATTTGATCCACCGCCGTGAAACGTTCCGTTCAGAGAAGATCCTGATCGACCGTCTGATGGACAAAGTCAAAAACGGCAACATCATCCTGCACACCAACCGCACGCTGGATGAAGTGCTGGGCGATGATATGGGCGTAACGGGTGTACGTATCCGTGATACGCAAAGCGATGCCGCTGAAGAATTGGAACTGGCTGGCGTGTTTATCGCTATCGGCCACAGCCCGAATACTGCCGTGTTTGGCGACCAATTGGCGCTGGAAAACGGCTATATCAAAGTGCAATCTGGTATTCATGGTAACGCGACACAAACCAGCATTCCTGGCGTCTTTGCCGCAGGCGATGTAATGGACCACATTTACCGTCAGGCGATTACCTCCGCAGGTACAGGTTGTATGGCTGCACTGGATGCTGAACGTTACCTGGATGGACTGACCATCAACAAGTAG
- the lrp gene encoding leucine-responsive transcriptional regulator Lrp — protein MVDTKKRPGKDLDRIDRNILNELQKDGRISNVELSKRVGLSPTPCLERVRRLERQGFINGYTALLNPHYLDASLLVFVEITLNRGAPDVFEQFNSAVQKLEEIQECHLVSGDFDYLLKTRVPDMSAYRKLLGETLLRLPGVNDTRTYVVMEEVKQSNRLVIKTR, from the coding sequence ATGGTAGACACTAAAAAGCGACCAGGAAAAGATCTCGATCGTATTGATCGTAACATCCTGAACGAATTGCAAAAAGATGGGCGTATTTCCAATGTCGAGCTTTCCAAACGGGTTGGACTGTCGCCAACACCTTGTCTGGAGCGTGTACGTCGTCTGGAAAGACAGGGTTTCATTAATGGCTACACAGCGCTGCTAAACCCGCATTATCTGGATGCGTCACTGCTGGTTTTTGTTGAAATAACGCTAAATCGCGGTGCGCCTGATGTGTTTGAACAGTTTAACTCTGCGGTGCAGAAGTTGGAAGAAATTCAGGAATGCCATCTGGTTTCCGGTGATTTTGACTACCTGTTGAAAACGCGCGTACCGGACATGTCCGCTTACCGTAAACTCCTGGGCGAAACGCTGCTGCGTTTGCCGGGTGTAAACGACACCCGTACTTACGTAGTGATGGAAGAAGTGAAGCAAAGCAACCGTCTGGTCATTAAGACTCGGTAA